A single region of the Clostridia bacterium genome encodes:
- a CDS encoding branched-chain amino acid aminotransferase produces MEITIKKTTSPKAKPDQSNLGFGKIFTDHMFIMDYEEGKGWFDARIVPYENISLAPSAMVFHYGQEMFEGLKAYKGKDGQTRLFRPEMNAKRTNESNKRLCIPNLPEEYFVEAVKAIVKIDEDWIPTEPGTSLYIRPFIIATDEFLGVAPSKTYKFIIILSPSGAYYASGLAPVGIWIEDEYVRAVKGGMGFAKTGGNYAASLIGQVKAHDDGYSQVLWLDGVHRKYVEEVGAMNIFFKINGKIVTPMLNGSILPGITRNSVIHLCKEWGYEVEERQVSVDELLEAQKSGALEEVFGTGTAAVISPVGKLRYCDDIMTINGGEIGPVSQKIYDTVTGIQNGTVEDKFGWITFVK; encoded by the coding sequence ATGGAAATTACAATTAAAAAAACAACTTCGCCAAAGGCTAAACCTGATCAGTCAAATTTAGGCTTTGGTAAAATATTTACAGACCATATGTTTATTATGGATTATGAAGAAGGCAAAGGCTGGTTTGATGCAAGAATAGTTCCTTATGAAAATATTTCATTAGCACCTTCTGCCATGGTATTCCATTACGGTCAGGAAATGTTTGAAGGTTTAAAAGCATATAAAGGAAAAGATGGACAAACAAGACTTTTTAGACCTGAAATGAATGCAAAAAGAACTAATGAGTCTAACAAAAGATTATGTATTCCAAATCTTCCTGAAGAATACTTTGTCGAAGCAGTTAAGGCTATTGTTAAAATTGATGAAGACTGGATTCCAACTGAGCCTGGCACATCATTGTATATAAGACCTTTTATTATTGCAACTGATGAATTCTTAGGCGTTGCACCATCTAAAACATATAAATTTATAATAATCCTTTCTCCAAGCGGTGCTTACTATGCAAGTGGCCTTGCTCCTGTGGGAATATGGATTGAAGATGAATATGTAAGAGCAGTAAAAGGCGGTATGGGCTTTGCAAAAACAGGTGGTAACTATGCTGCATCGCTAATTGGTCAGGTTAAGGCTCATGATGACGGTTATTCTCAGGTATTATGGTTAGACGGTGTTCATAGAAAATATGTTGAAGAAGTTGGAGCAATGAACATCTTCTTTAAAATTAATGGTAAGATAGTAACTCCTATGCTTAACGGAAGTATTCTTCCTGGTATAACAAGAAATTCTGTTATTCACCTATGTAAAGAATGGGGATATGAAGTAGAAGAAAGACAAGTATCTGTTGATGAACTGCTTGAAGCACAAAAATCTGGTGCATTGGAAGAAGTTTTCGGCACAGGTACTGCTGCAGTTATTTCTCCTGTTGGAAAATTAAGATATTGCGATGATATTATGACAATTAATGGCGGAGAAATCGGTCCTGTCAGCCAGAAAATTTATGACACTGTTACAGGTATCCAGAACGGTACAGTTGAAGATAAGTTCGGTTGGATAACTTTTGTAAAATAA
- a CDS encoding biotin transporter BioY: MSKTNNLIKSALFVGIIIISAFIKIPVGPVPIALTFFSVNTISLITDTKIAFLSVLSYILIGLLGLPVFSFGGGAGYILTHSFGYLLGFLIVPVISGALKKKTFFKSNLYLKYILISIINIFCIYLVGSVYAYFLSLIYFDTKVEIFNILYFYVLIFIPGDAFSIFVSSYIAKRLKNVK, translated from the coding sequence ATGTCAAAGACCAATAACCTGATAAAATCTGCACTATTTGTTGGAATAATAATTATAAGTGCTTTTATAAAAATACCTGTCGGCCCTGTGCCGATTGCATTAACTTTTTTTTCAGTTAATACAATTTCTCTTATAACTGATACAAAAATTGCATTTTTATCTGTTCTATCCTATATTCTTATAGGTCTTTTAGGCTTACCAGTTTTCTCGTTTGGCGGTGGAGCGGGGTATATACTTACTCATTCTTTTGGCTATTTATTAGGTTTCTTAATAGTTCCTGTTATTTCAGGAGCTCTTAAGAAAAAAACATTTTTCAAAAGTAACCTTTACTTAAAATATATCCTAATCAGTATTATAAATATATTTTGTATATATTTAGTAGGCAGTGTGTATGCATATTTTTTATCACTGATATATTTTGATACTAAGGTTGAAATCTTTAATATTTTGTATTTTTATGTACTGATATTTATTCCCGGAGATGCATTTTCAATATTTGTGTCATCATATATCGCAAAAAGGCTTAAAAATGTAAAATAA
- a CDS encoding biotin--[acetyl-CoA-carboxylase] ligase, with amino-acid sequence MIKITEDSIIKHLGNKNYTFEIFDKIDSTNLYARNIISSDANNKVIIANMQTNGRGRMGRFFYSPSDNGIYMSVILKVSKPYSELELFTIAIASITHMAIKKTAGINCGIKWVNDIFLGNKKICGILCESIHSTDKKNVEYIIAGIGINVYNDNVFPDDLKDIAGAINNKSIDRNEIIAEILKEIDGLTTHFDLSSYLDYYKENSIIINKSITFLKDNKEHRGKVIDINNKGNLIVITDSGEKLVLNSGEIRIDINNVKDQ; translated from the coding sequence ATGATTAAAATTACCGAAGATTCTATAATAAAACACCTTGGAAATAAAAACTATACTTTTGAGATATTTGACAAAATAGATTCAACAAATTTATACGCAAGAAATATTATTTCTTCTGATGCCAACAATAAAGTAATTATTGCGAATATGCAGACAAACGGAAGAGGGAGAATGGGGAGATTTTTTTATTCTCCCTCTGATAACGGAATTTATATGAGCGTTATTTTAAAAGTTTCAAAGCCATATTCGGAACTTGAACTTTTTACTATTGCCATTGCATCAATTACCCACATGGCAATTAAAAAAACAGCAGGGATAAACTGTGGAATAAAATGGGTTAATGACATATTTTTGGGTAATAAAAAGATATGCGGAATATTATGCGAAAGTATTCATTCAACTGATAAGAAAAATGTCGAATATATTATTGCAGGAATAGGCATAAATGTATATAATGATAATGTTTTTCCTGACGATTTAAAGGATATTGCCGGGGCAATAAACAACAAAAGTATAGACAGAAATGAAATAATAGCCGAAATTTTAAAGGAGATAGACGGATTAACCACACATTTTGATTTATCTTCATATCTTGACTATTACAAAGAGAATTCAATTATTATAAATAAATCTATAACTTTTTTAAAAGACAACAAAGAGCATAGAGGAAAAGTTATAGATATTAATAATAAAGGTAATCTTATAGTAATAACGGATAGTGGGGAAAAATTAGTGCTAAACTCGGGAGAAATCCGTATAGATATAAATAATGTCAAAGACCAATAA
- a CDS encoding sugar kinase, with amino-acid sequence MDFIKKNKEYDIIGFGEVMLRLSPDSKEKISTSESFNKNAGGSELNVVSGAAMLGVRSAIITKLPENKLGHFIRNKIRYGNVSDDYIVYDNSDTKRLGIYFYESGVYPRKSSVVYDRANASVTTLTDSEIPDDIYKKTSIFHISSISLALGKTLQQTAIDCIKRFKEAGAAISFDVNYRATLWDEDTARETIKSILPYVDILFVSEESSRRMFQKTGTLNEIQKSYADEYGCKIVATTKREVLSPTKHNFSSQIYYDGNFYTEPAYENIEVVDRLGSGDAYVAGVLYGIISREDIVLALEIGNAMSAIKNTINGDMCSSGIGEVEEVIKSHKTVGHQSEMNR; translated from the coding sequence ATGGATTTTATTAAGAAGAACAAAGAGTATGACATTATAGGATTCGGCGAAGTAATGTTAAGACTTTCACCTGACAGTAAGGAAAAAATCTCCACAAGCGAAAGTTTTAATAAAAATGCAGGTGGCTCAGAACTCAATGTTGTATCAGGTGCAGCGATGCTTGGAGTTCGTTCTGCCATTATCACCAAACTGCCTGAAAACAAATTAGGGCATTTTATAAGAAATAAAATAAGATACGGAAATGTTAGTGATGATTACATAGTATATGACAATTCGGATACTAAAAGACTTGGAATATATTTTTATGAAAGTGGAGTATATCCAAGAAAATCATCTGTTGTATATGACCGTGCAAACGCTTCTGTTACAACTCTTACAGATTCAGAAATTCCTGATGATATTTACAAAAAAACTTCTATTTTCCATATAAGCAGTATTTCTCTTGCTTTGGGTAAAACATTACAGCAAACAGCAATAGACTGTATAAAAAGATTTAAAGAGGCAGGTGCTGCGATTTCTTTTGATGTTAACTACCGTGCAACATTATGGGATGAAGATACAGCAAGAGAAACTATTAAATCAATTCTTCCTTATGTAGATATTTTATTTGTATCTGAAGAAAGTTCAAGAAGAATGTTTCAAAAAACTGGCACCCTGAATGAAATTCAGAAAAGTTATGCAGATGAATACGGCTGTAAAATAGTTGCAACAACTAAGAGAGAAGTTTTAAGCCCTACAAAACATAACTTTTCATCCCAGATTTATTATGATGGTAATTTTTATACTGAACCTGCATATGAAAATATCGAGGTTGTTGACAGACTTGGCAGCGGCGACGCATATGTGGCAGGTGTATTATATGGTATTATTTCCCGCGAGGATATAGTTTTAGCATTAGAAATCGGAAATGCTATGTCTGCTATAAAAAATACAATTAACGGAGATATGTGTTCAAGTGGTATAGGAGAAGTGGAAGAAGTAATTAAATCTCATAAAACTGTTGGACACCAGAGCGAAATGAACAGATAA
- the cdaA gene encoding diadenylate cyclase CdaA, whose product MPSWFFVSTINYADIIDIAIVSYVIYMVIVFFKNTRAYQLLKGIALLLIFTQLSEILKLNTINFILKNTMQVGLLAIVILFQSEIRKALSKVGSKGFKLFNFDDSESDEQIEKTVNHIVDASFNMSRLGYGALIVIERDIKIADITRTGISLNSEITSELLVNIFVPNTPLHDGAVIIGDKTIKAAACFLPLSQNESISSELGTRHRAGIGITESTDAVVVIVSEETGSISVASDGEIARHMTREQLASILKKSLDKEFGKNKKIKVRRSKKYEKKAKR is encoded by the coding sequence ATGCCAAGTTGGTTCTTTGTGTCAACAATAAATTATGCAGATATAATTGACATAGCCATTGTTAGTTATGTTATTTATATGGTTATTGTGTTTTTCAAAAATACACGTGCATATCAGTTGTTAAAAGGTATTGCACTTTTGCTGATATTTACTCAGCTTAGTGAAATTTTAAAATTAAACACAATTAATTTTATTTTGAAAAATACCATGCAGGTTGGATTACTTGCAATAGTTATTTTATTCCAGTCCGAAATTCGTAAAGCACTTTCCAAAGTGGGCAGCAAAGGGTTTAAATTATTTAATTTTGACGACAGCGAAAGCGATGAGCAGATTGAAAAAACAGTTAATCATATTGTTGATGCAAGTTTTAATATGTCCCGTTTAGGATACGGAGCATTAATCGTAATTGAAAGAGATATTAAAATTGCCGATATTACAAGAACAGGCATCAGCCTTAACTCTGAAATCACTTCTGAACTTTTGGTTAATATATTTGTGCCTAATACTCCTCTTCATGATGGAGCAGTTATTATAGGCGATAAAACTATTAAAGCGGCTGCGTGTTTTCTTCCTCTTTCTCAGAATGAGAGTATATCAAGTGAACTTGGAACAAGACACCGTGCAGGTATAGGTATTACTGAGTCTACTGATGCAGTTGTTGTCATTGTATCTGAGGAAACAGGCAGCATATCAGTTGCAAGTGATGGCGAAATTGCAAGGCATATGACCAGAGAGCAACTTGCTTCAATACTTAAAAAATCTCTTGACAAAGAGTTTGGCAAAAATAAAAAAATAAAAGTCAGGAGGTCGAAGAAATATGAAAAGAAAGCTAAAAGATAA
- the murA gene encoding UDP-N-acetylglucosamine 1-carboxyvinyltransferase, producing the protein MSDIILKKSKNLTGSLKIHGAKNSALPIIAATILSDSPSELHSVPNLTDVNNMFEILKSLGFEILFENEVYKVKPNVIKKLKSSYEQTNKLRASFLIAGPILAKYGNVQISHPGGCAIGTRPVDLHLKGFETLGAKIEKKHGYIDISCDKLKGGKVYLDFPSVGATENIMMASCLADGITMIENAAVEPEIVDLANFLNSMGANIVGAGTDTIKIEGVNKLTGCTHSIIPDRIEAGTYMVTAAITKGDITLNNVICDHLMPISAKLKEIGAKIYEEGNSIRIICDSPLKSADIKTLPYPGFPTDMQAQFSSLFSSVKGTSIITETIFENRFQHLGELKRMGANIRIDGRCAVIEGGKLSGTTVSATDLRAGAALVLAGLNADGETVVKNCEYITRGYSDFCKNLSSLGATIKEKE; encoded by the coding sequence ATGTCTGACATAATATTAAAAAAATCAAAAAACCTTACAGGAAGCCTTAAAATACACGGTGCAAAGAATTCAGCATTGCCTATTATTGCAGCAACAATTCTTTCTGATTCTCCCTCCGAATTACACTCCGTTCCAAATCTTACAGATGTTAATAATATGTTTGAAATTTTAAAATCATTAGGTTTTGAAATTTTATTTGAAAATGAAGTTTACAAAGTTAAACCAAATGTTATTAAAAAATTAAAATCTTCCTATGAACAAACCAATAAACTAAGGGCATCATTTCTTATTGCAGGGCCTATTCTTGCAAAATACGGAAACGTTCAGATTTCGCATCCCGGAGGCTGTGCAATAGGCACAAGACCAGTAGACCTTCATCTAAAAGGGTTTGAAACACTTGGAGCAAAAATAGAAAAAAAGCACGGGTATATTGATATAAGTTGCGATAAACTAAAAGGCGGAAAAGTTTATTTAGACTTCCCTTCTGTAGGAGCAACCGAAAATATAATGATGGCATCCTGCTTGGCAGACGGTATAACAATGATTGAAAATGCCGCAGTTGAGCCAGAAATAGTTGACCTTGCAAATTTCTTAAATTCTATGGGGGCAAATATTGTAGGCGCAGGTACAGACACAATAAAAATAGAAGGCGTAAACAAACTTACAGGATGCACTCACTCTATTATTCCTGACAGAATTGAAGCGGGAACATATATGGTAACTGCCGCTATCACAAAAGGAGATATAACCTTAAATAATGTTATATGCGACCACTTAATGCCGATAAGCGCCAAGTTAAAAGAAATAGGTGCTAAAATTTATGAAGAAGGAAATTCTATTCGTATTATATGTGATTCTCCCCTAAAATCTGCAGATATAAAAACACTTCCATATCCGGGTTTTCCAACCGATATGCAAGCGCAGTTTTCTTCACTGTTTTCATCAGTAAAAGGCACAAGTATTATAACAGAAACAATTTTTGAAAACAGATTTCAGCATTTAGGAGAACTAAAAAGAATGGGTGCAAACATAAGAATAGACGGCAGATGTGCAGTTATAGAAGGAGGAAAATTATCAGGTACAACAGTATCTGCAACTGATTTAAGAGCAGGTGCAGCACTTGTTTTAGCAGGTCTTAATGCCGACGGTGAAACCGTTGTAAAAAACTGCGAATATATAACGAGAGGATATAGTGATTTTTGCAAAAATTTATCTTCTTTAGGTGCAACAATAAAAGAAAAAGAATAA
- the sigE gene encoding RNA polymerase sporulation sigma factor SigE has product MKIINWLIKKISKLLKKDNFFHYIGGVDILPPPLTYEEENMYLHLAKDGDEKARDAIIEHNLRLVVYIARKFENTGIYVEDLISIGTIGLIKAINTFDVDKNIKLATYASKCIENEILMYLRKTSGHKTEISIDEPLNVDWDGNELLLSDILGTDNDIIYKSLEDKVDKELLVEALSKLSRREQNIMNLRFGLINGSERTQKEVAETLGISQSYISRLEKKIISKLKKEISKMMEL; this is encoded by the coding sequence ATGAAAATTATAAATTGGTTGATTAAAAAAATATCAAAATTATTAAAGAAAGATAATTTTTTTCATTATATCGGAGGGGTTGATATTCTTCCTCCGCCTTTAACATATGAAGAGGAGAATATGTACCTTCATCTGGCAAAAGACGGAGATGAAAAAGCCAGAGATGCTATTATTGAGCATAATTTAAGACTGGTGGTATATATTGCCAGAAAATTTGAAAATACAGGTATATATGTTGAAGACCTTATATCAATCGGCACTATCGGACTTATAAAAGCAATAAATACCTTTGATGTTGATAAAAATATAAAACTTGCAACTTATGCTTCAAAATGTATAGAAAATGAGATACTTATGTATCTTAGAAAAACCTCAGGGCATAAAACTGAAATTTCAATAGATGAACCTTTAAATGTTGATTGGGACGGAAACGAACTTTTATTATCAGATATACTTGGAACTGATAATGATATTATATATAAATCCTTAGAAGATAAAGTGGATAAAGAACTTCTGGTTGAAGCATTATCAAAATTATCAAGAAGAGAACAAAACATAATGAATTTAAGATTCGGCCTTATAAACGGAAGTGAAAGAACCCAAAAAGAAGTGGCAGAAACTCTTGGCATAAGCCAGTCTTACATATCAAGGCTTGAGAAAAAAATTATCTCAAAACTAAAAAAAGAAATAAGTAAAATGATGGAATTATAA
- a CDS encoding sigma-E processing peptidase SpoIIGA, with protein sequence MTVYWDLMFLINFFTDYLILYISSKVNFFNTGFLKLLLGAFIGGVYGIFLFETNLIINIISYILVTFLILKIVFKKPDFKIISVYYTVSFIFGGLGSFFNNIYGVVKVSEGFLYVENNLWAVLISFVISSVAVIAVLKLTKRNIIKGRQLQMFDIYLEGKKVSVTGLLDTGNLLLDPITGYPVIVVMYDAVKEIIPEELNKFLSEGNDLSYNISRKYLKKIRLIPCKNSISNDILKGFKPDYVVIDDSKKKIVKDVIIAVVYNKLSENNEFGAILNPQI encoded by the coding sequence ATGACTGTATACTGGGATCTAATGTTTTTAATAAATTTTTTTACTGATTATTTAATTTTATATATTTCTTCAAAAGTAAATTTTTTTAATACAGGTTTTTTAAAATTACTGCTTGGTGCTTTTATAGGCGGAGTATACGGAATATTCCTTTTTGAAACAAATTTAATTATAAATATTATAAGTTATATACTGGTAACTTTTCTTATTTTAAAAATAGTATTTAAAAAACCTGATTTTAAAATTATATCTGTTTATTATACTGTTTCTTTTATTTTCGGGGGACTCGGCAGTTTTTTTAATAATATATATGGAGTGGTAAAGGTGTCGGAAGGATTTTTATATGTGGAGAATAATTTATGGGCAGTTCTTATTTCTTTTGTAATAAGTTCTGTTGCTGTAATAGCAGTACTGAAATTGACAAAAAGAAATATTATAAAGGGAAGACAACTTCAAATGTTTGATATATATTTAGAAGGGAAAAAAGTGTCTGTAACAGGCCTTTTAGACACGGGAAATCTTCTTTTAGACCCTATAACAGGTTATCCTGTTATTGTTGTTATGTATGATGCGGTAAAAGAAATTATACCCGAGGAACTTAATAAATTTTTAAGTGAAGGTAACGATTTATCTTATAATATCAGCAGAAAATATTTAAAGAAAATACGACTTATACCGTGTAAAAATTCTATCTCAAATGATATTTTAAAAGGTTTTAAGCCTGATTATGTTGTAATAGATGATTCAAAGAAAAAAATAGTTAAAGATGTTATCATAGCAGTTGTTTATAATAAATTGTCAGAAAATAATGAATTCGGTGCAATTTTAAATCCGCAGATATAG
- the thiT gene encoding energy-coupled thiamine transporter ThiT encodes MNTKTFNLTRASIMIALACALSFFKILELGNGGSVTMGSMVPIILISFILDKRWGIATGVIYSLTQMLLQGVAAPPTEDFLNYMLVILLDYVLAFSVLGMAGTISSFIKNKCFKVIFGTTVVIFLRFVCHFLSGIIIWDVYAPEGQSVFLYSLLYNGSYMLLEFIITLTVMFLISNLTYFKNLIKN; translated from the coding sequence ATGAACACAAAAACATTTAATTTAACAAGGGCGTCAATTATGATTGCTCTCGCTTGTGCACTGTCATTTTTTAAAATTTTAGAACTTGGTAACGGTGGCTCTGTTACTATGGGAAGTATGGTGCCTATAATACTTATTTCGTTTATTCTTGACAAACGATGGGGGATAGCAACAGGTGTAATATACTCACTTACCCAGATGTTATTACAAGGAGTTGCAGCACCTCCTACTGAGGACTTTTTAAACTATATGTTAGTTATCCTTTTGGATTATGTACTGGCATTCTCAGTTCTTGGTATGGCAGGAACAATATCCTCATTTATCAAGAATAAATGCTTTAAAGTAATTTTTGGTACCACTGTGGTTATATTTTTAAGGTTTGTATGTCATTTTCTGTCCGGCATAATTATATGGGATGTATATGCACCTGAAGGTCAGAGCGTGTTCTTATACTCACTCTTATATAACGGTTCTTATATGCTTTTAGAATTTATCATAACCCTGACTGTTATGTTTTTAATATCTAATCTTACATATTTTAAGAATTTAATAAAAAACTAA
- a CDS encoding type II toxin-antitoxin system PemK/MazF family toxin produces MQIKRGDIYYADLSPVIGSEQGGIRPVVIVQNDVGNKYSPTVIAAAITSKINKAKLPTHIEIDAETFGLPKDSVVLAEQIRTIDKKRLRERIGHLDSDYMYKVSDALSISFGLL; encoded by the coding sequence TTGCAAATCAAACGTGGAGATATTTATTATGCAGATTTAAGCCCTGTTATAGGTTCTGAACAAGGAGGAATAAGGCCTGTTGTTATAGTTCAGAACGATGTTGGCAATAAATACAGTCCAACAGTTATTGCAGCCGCTATAACAAGCAAAATAAATAAAGCGAAACTGCCTACTCATATTGAAATTGACGCAGAAACTTTCGGTCTTCCAAAAGATTCGGTAGTTTTGGCAGAGCAGATAAGAACTATTGATAAAAAAAGATTAAGAGAGCGCATAGGTCATCTTGATAGTGATTATATGTATAAAGTGAGCGATGCATTAAGTATCAGTTTTGGACTTTTATAA
- the alr gene encoding alanine racemase, translating into MMDFCGARTWVEIDLDVFCNNLKLIRQHIGKEVNLLAVIKADGYGHGAVELAKVCEKNDVDVLAVACVDEGIILRKAGILKPILILSYIDDLQIEDMISYDLTPTVFDFEFAKAVNDMALKQNKNVKVHIKLDTGMTRLGFQTYDISETVNEILKINQLSNIKVDGIFTHYADSDNLDLSYCDLQFEKYMSVLDTLKQKGLDIPVKHTCNSAGVMSSSNKYLNMVRCGIMIYGYYPEPHLREKLPGLKPPLSWKAKISQIRELYEDTTVSYARKGKGKKGDKLGVICVGYADGYSRKLSDDFYVLVNGKKANVVGRVCMDQIIVDLTQIPDVKKGDTATLIGTDGNLSITADDFANKLDTISYEILCDIGKRVPRYYFKKDKKVNFDV; encoded by the coding sequence ATGATGGATTTTTGCGGAGCAAGAACATGGGTTGAAATAGACCTTGATGTTTTTTGCAACAATCTTAAACTGATAAGACAACATATCGGAAAAGAGGTTAATCTTCTTGCAGTTATAAAAGCCGATGGCTACGGTCATGGGGCAGTAGAACTTGCTAAAGTTTGCGAAAAAAACGATGTAGATGTTCTTGCTGTTGCTTGTGTTGACGAGGGCATAATTTTAAGAAAAGCAGGTATTTTAAAACCTATACTTATTCTGTCTTATATTGATGATTTGCAGATTGAAGATATGATAAGTTATGATTTAACTCCGACTGTTTTTGACTTTGAATTTGCTAAAGCTGTTAACGACATGGCATTAAAACAGAATAAAAATGTAAAAGTTCATATTAAACTTGATACAGGTATGACAAGGTTAGGATTTCAGACCTATGATATATCAGAAACTGTAAATGAAATCTTAAAAATCAACCAACTTTCAAATATCAAAGTTGATGGAATTTTTACTCATTATGCCGATTCGGATAATTTAGATTTATCTTATTGTGATTTGCAGTTTGAAAAATATATGAGTGTACTTGATACCTTAAAGCAAAAAGGACTTGATATTCCTGTAAAACACACGTGTAACAGTGCAGGGGTTATGAGTTCTTCAAATAAGTATCTTAATATGGTAAGATGCGGTATTATGATATACGGATATTATCCTGAGCCTCATCTTAGAGAAAAACTTCCGGGCCTTAAACCACCATTGTCGTGGAAGGCAAAAATCAGCCAGATTAGAGAACTTTATGAAGATACCACTGTCAGTTACGCAAGGAAAGGAAAAGGTAAAAAAGGAGATAAATTAGGCGTTATATGCGTAGGCTATGCTGATGGATATTCGCGTAAACTCTCTGATGATTTTTATGTTCTTGTAAATGGGAAGAAAGCAAATGTTGTCGGCAGGGTATGTATGGACCAGATAATAGTTGACCTAACTCAAATTCCGGATGTTAAAAAAGGCGATACAGCAACGCTGATCGGTACAGACGGTAATTTATCAATAACTGCTGATGATTTTGCAAATAAACTTGATACAATAAGTTATGAAATACTTTGCGATATCGGTAAAAGAGTTCCGCGTTATTATTTTAAAAAAGATAAAAAGGTAAATTTTGATGTTTGA